A window of the Lactuca sativa cultivar Salinas chromosome 5, Lsat_Salinas_v11, whole genome shotgun sequence genome harbors these coding sequences:
- the LOC128126043 gene encoding uncharacterized protein LOC128126043 has protein sequence MGDDIREFVSFPECKTLNEIVEKAREQEMELEFRTKQKPEQAQTTVSQAKKPKTLDSSSKGQQGRGRCAKCGRSRSGACWGTSVVVYTCGHLGHVSRDCPKKGLICFHCNKTGHKKVECPRLQEGGGVVVVPVPATLRITDGHLAKADAPAMKIHAFQLTTEEARATPDVMAGTDLFVNGMSSHVLFDSGATQSFVSLALSKKFWDASGTLGSPLEVEIADSRTVSVARVYRDCVLNVLGERFRVDLVPIPLRGMDWLGLMGP, from the exons atgGGGGATGATATTCGTGAATTTGTGAGCTTTCCAGAGTGCAAAACCTTGAACGAGATTGTGGAGAAGGCCCGTGAGcaggagatggagttggagttcCGTACCAAGCAGAAACCCGAGCAGGCACAAACAACAGTAagtcaggctaaaaagcctaagaccttgGATTCATCCAGTAAGGGCCAACAGGGCCGTGGCCGatgtgccaagtgtgggagatCTCGTAGTGGAGCTTGTTGGGGGACGAGCGTGGTAGTTTATACATGTGGTCATCTAGGCCATGTgagtagggattgccccaagaagggcttgatttgtttccactgcaacaAGACTGGCCATAAAAAGGTCGAATGCCCGAGGTTGCAGGAAGGGGGAGGAGTAGTCGTAGTGCCTGTTCCCGCCACACTGAGGATAACTGATGGCCACCTTGCTAAGGCGGATGCTCCTGCGATGAAGATTCATGCATTTCAGTTGAccaccgaggaggctcgggcaaCACCAGACGTTATGGCTGGTAC ggacctttttgttAATGGTATGTCGTCTCACGTTCTattcgattcgggtgctacccaatcgtttgtatctcttgcgctaaGCAAGAAGTTTTGGGATGCGTCGGGGACTTTGGGTTCCCCGcttgaggttgagattgcggaCAGCCGCACTGTGAGTGTTGCGAGGGTGTATCGGGACTGTGTCTTGAATGTGCTTGGGGAGAGGTTTCGTGTTGATCTAGTCCCGATACCATTGCGAGGGATGGACTGGTTAGGGCTAATGGGgccatga